From one Bombus affinis isolate iyBomAffi1 chromosome 9, iyBomAffi1.2, whole genome shotgun sequence genomic stretch:
- the LOC126920530 gene encoding LOW QUALITY PROTEIN: NADH-ubiquinone oxidoreductase chain 5-like (The sequence of the model RefSeq protein was modified relative to this genomic sequence to represent the inferred CDS: substituted 4 bases at 4 genomic stop codons), whose product YYLIILFLLSIISXILSPNILTLLLGXDGLGLISYCLIICYQKNLAFNSGIITVILNRLGDSRLLIIIFFIIIFGRXNLILYNINLLILLIFLVIVFRKSAQLIFIIXLPAAIIAPTPVSSLVHSSTLVTAGIYLLINYEILIDLKYKEYILIISRITIFISGVIANFEIDFKKIIALSTLRNIINSFTDVAEEN is encoded by the coding sequence tattatttaataatattgtttttgttatcaataatttcttaaattttgaGTCCTAATATATTAACTTTATTGTTAGGGTGAGATGGATTaggattaatttcttattgtttaattatttgttaTCAAAAGAATTTAGCTTTTAATTCAGGAATAATAACTGTAATTTTAAATCGTTTAGGTGATTcaagattattaataattattttttttataataatttttggtagatgaaatttaattttatataatataaatttattaattttattaatatttttagttatagtatttagaaaaagtgcacaattaatatttataatttgattacCTGCTGCAATAATAGCTCCTACACCTGTTTCTTCTTTAGTTCATTCTTCGACATTAGTAACTGctggaatttatttattaattaattatgaaatattaattgatttaaaatataaagaatatattttaataatttcaagaATAACAATATTTATATCAGGTGTAATAGCAAATTTTGAAATAGATTTTAAAAAGattattgctttatctacattaAGAAATATCATAAATAGTTTTACTGATGTGGCAGAGGAAAACTAG